One genomic window of Struthio camelus isolate bStrCam1 chromosome 1, bStrCam1.hap1, whole genome shotgun sequence includes the following:
- the DHTKD1 gene encoding 2-oxoadipate dehydrogenase complex component E1 isoform X1, producing MAAAAAAVRCAPWRGGLRRWYRTERGVYGYKPRKAAGGGAAPAAPQPHGRAVDHGLARLITAYSEHGHKAAKINPLFAGQAVMNMVPEIRELTEVLQGPFVTTGLLNMGKEEASLEDVLTYLDHIYCGHISIETSQLATLEERKWFAKRFEELKQEAFTTEEKKHLSKLMLESQEFDHFLATKFATVKRYGGEGAESMMGFFHELFKMCAYSGVTDIILGMPHRGRLNLLTGLLQLPPELMFRKMRGLSEFPENSPAIGDVLSHLTSSVDLDFGSHRPVHVTLLPNPSHLEAISPVAVGKTRGRQQTLLDGDYSPESSAQPGDRVICLQVHGDAAFSGQGIVPETLTLSNLPHFRVGGSIHLIVNNQLGYTTPAERGRSSLYCSDIGKIVGCAVIHVNGDDPEEVVRATRLAVEYQRQFRGDVVVDLLCYRQWGHNELDEPFFTNPSMYKIIRSRKSIPDTYAEHLIAAGLMTEAEVSEIKTTYYSKLNDHLANMTLYSPPPTNLQAHWKGLVEPSAKITTWDTGMPVPLLQFIGIKSVEVPEELQMHSHLLKTYAQSRVQKIEEGKKLDWATAEALAFGSLLSQGFNIRLSGQDVGRGTFSQRHAMLVCQETDDTYIPLNHMSPDQKGFVEVSNSPLSEEAVLGFEYGMSIESPKLLPIWEAQFGDFFNGAQIIFDTFISGGEAKWLLQSGIVILLPHGYDGAGPEHSSCRMERFLQMCDSAEEGVDGDQVNMSVVHPTTPAQYFHLLRRQMVRNFRKPLIVVSPKVLLRLPAAVSSFEEMAPRTTFKPIIGDSSVDPKSVTQVVLCSGKHYYALVKQRETLGEKQHNTAIVRLEELCPFPLEALQQELSKYSRAKDFIWSQEEPQNMGPWSFVSPRFEKQLGVKLRLVSRPPLPAPAVGIGTLHHQQQEDILTNTFV from the exons atggcggcggcggcggcggcggttcgtTGCGCGCCGTGGCGAGGCGGCCTGCGGCGCTGGTACCGCACGGAGCGCGGCGTCTACGGCTACAAGCCGCGcaaggcggcgggcggcggcgcagcccccgcggcgccgcagcCGCACGGCCGAGCAG TTGACCATGGTCTTGCTCGTTTAATAACTGCATACTCCGAACATGGCCACAAAGCGGCGAAAATAAACCCGTTATTTGCTGGCCAAGCTGTTATGAACATGGTACCTGAAATTCGAGAGCTGACAGAAGTTCTTCAAGGGCCTTTCGTTACCACAG GGCTTCTAAACATGGGAAAAGAAGAGGCCTCCCTAGAGGATGTGTTGACATACCTTGACCATATATACTGCGGGCATATTTCCATAGAAACAAGCCAGCTCGCAACCTTGGAGGAGAGAAAATGGTTTGCTAAAAGGTTTGAAGAGTTAAAACAGGAAGCATTtacaactgaagagaaaaagcatttgtcCAAACTGATGCTGGAGTCCCAG GAGTTTGATCACTTCTTAGCCACAAAGTTTGCCACAGTGAAGAGATACGGTGGTGAAGGAGCAGAGAGTATGATGGGTTTCTTCCATGAGTTGTTCAAGATGTGCGCGTACAGCGGTGTGACAGATATCATTCTTGGAATGCCTCATCGTGGAAGACTTAATCTCCTCACAGGCTTACTTCAGCTTCCACCTGAG CTCATGTTCCGTAAGATGCGTGGTTTGAGCGAGTTTCCAGAGAATTCACCAGCCATTGGGGACGTTCTCTCGCACCTGACATCTTCTGTAGATCTCGACTTTGGTTCACACAGGCCAGTGCATGTCACCTTACTACCTAACCCCTCACATTTAGAAGCAATCAGTCCAGTGGCCGTGGGCAAGACACGGGGAAGGCAGCAGACTTTGCTTGATGGAGATTACTCCCCAGAGAGCTCTGCACAGCCTGGAGACAGAGTCATTTGCCTGCAG GTTCACGGTGATGCTGCTTTCTCTGGGCAAGGGATTGTTCCTGAAACACTGACCCTCTCTAATCTACCACATTTCAGAGTTGGTGGGAGCATCCATTTGATTGTTAATAACCAGCTGGGCTACACCACTCCTGCAGAGCGAGGAAGGTCATCTCTGTACTGTAGTGATATTG GTAAAATTGTCGGGTGTGCAGTTATCCACGTGAACGGGGATGATCCTGAAGAAGTTGTCCGTGCCACACGACTAGCTGTCGAGTACCAACGCCAGTTCCGCGGGGATGTGGTAGTAGACTTGCTGTGCTACAGACAGTGGGGCCACAATGAACTTGATGAGCCGTTCTTCACTAACCCCAGCATGTACAAAATCATCAG ATCCCGTAAGAGTATCCCAGACACATACGCAGAACACCTAATAGCTGCTGGGCTCATGACTGAGGCTGAAGTATCTGAAATAAAGACAACATACTATTCTAAGCTGAACGATCATCTTGCCAACATGACTTTGTATAGTCCACCTCCTACCAACCTGCAGGCTCACTGGAAAGGCCTGGTCGAGCCTTCTGCTAAAATCACCACTTGGGACACAGGTATGCCTGTGCCACTTCTCCAGTTTATTGGAATCAAGTCTGTAGAGGTGCCTGAAGAACTCCAGATGCACAGCCATCTTCTGAAGACTTACGCACAG tcAAGAGTACAAAaaatagaggaaggaaaaaagctggACTGGGCAACAGCGGAAGCTTTAGCCTTTGGTTCGCTACTGAGCCAAG GTTTTAATATCAGACTAAGCGGACAAGATGTTGGCAGAGGAACCTTTAGCCAACGACATGCGATGTTGGTTTGCCAAGAGACAGATGATACCTACATACCTCTCAATCATATGTCCCCAGACCAGAAGGGTTTCGTAGAG GTGAGTAACAGTCCCTTGTCTGAAGAAGCTGTGCTTGGCTTTGAATATGGAATGAGTATTGAGAGCCCCAAGTTACTGCCCATTTGGGAAGCTCAGTTTGGTGACTTCTTTAATGGAGCCCAGATAATATTTGACACTTTCATCTCTGGAG GTGAAGCAAAATGGCTTCTGCAGAGTGGAATAGTAATTCTTCTTCCCCATGGCTATGATGGTGCAGGCCCTGAGCACTCTTCCTGCCGTATGGAACGTTTCTTACAG ATGTGTGACAGTGCAGAAGAGGGAGTTGACGGGGACCAGGTGAACATGTCAGTTGTGCATCCCACCACCCCAGCACAGTATTTCCATTTACTGCGGCGGCAAATGGTCCGAAACTTCAGGAAACCTCTGATTGTTGTATCTCCCAAAGTGCTACTCAGGCTCCCA gctgctgtgtccagttttgaagAAATGGCTCCAAGGACAACATTTAAGCCCATCATCGGTGACTCCTCAGTAGATCCTAAAAG tGTCACCCAAGTAGTTCTCTGTTCTGGCAAACATTACTATGCTTTGGTGAAACAAAGAGAGACCCTAGGAGAGAAACAACACAACACAGCTATTGTGAGACTTGAAGAACTGTGTCCTTTCCCTCTGGAAGCTCTACAGCAAGAGCTGAGCAAATACAGCCGTGCCAAAG ACTTTATCTGGAGTCAGGAAGAGCCACAGAACATGGGTCCATGGTCCTTTGTGTCGCCACGGTTTGAAAAGCAGTTAGGAGTTAAG CTCCGTCTTGTGAGTAGACCTCCTTTACCAGCCCCAGCAGTTGGCATTGGAACCCTGCACCACCAGCAGCAGGAAGACATTCTTACCAACACATTTGTCTAA
- the DHTKD1 gene encoding 2-oxoadipate dehydrogenase complex component E1 isoform X2 produces MAAAAAAVRCAPWRGGLRRWYRTERGVYGYKPRKAAGGGAAPAAPQPHGRAVDHGLARLITAYSEHGHKAAKINPLFAGQAVMNMVPEIRELTEVLQGPFVTTGLLNMGKEEASLEDVLTYLDHIYCGHISIETSQLATLEERKWFAKRFEELKQEAFTTEEKKHLSKLMLESQLMFRKMRGLSEFPENSPAIGDVLSHLTSSVDLDFGSHRPVHVTLLPNPSHLEAISPVAVGKTRGRQQTLLDGDYSPESSAQPGDRVICLQVHGDAAFSGQGIVPETLTLSNLPHFRVGGSIHLIVNNQLGYTTPAERGRSSLYCSDIGKIVGCAVIHVNGDDPEEVVRATRLAVEYQRQFRGDVVVDLLCYRQWGHNELDEPFFTNPSMYKIIRSRKSIPDTYAEHLIAAGLMTEAEVSEIKTTYYSKLNDHLANMTLYSPPPTNLQAHWKGLVEPSAKITTWDTGMPVPLLQFIGIKSVEVPEELQMHSHLLKTYAQSRVQKIEEGKKLDWATAEALAFGSLLSQGFNIRLSGQDVGRGTFSQRHAMLVCQETDDTYIPLNHMSPDQKGFVEVSNSPLSEEAVLGFEYGMSIESPKLLPIWEAQFGDFFNGAQIIFDTFISGGEAKWLLQSGIVILLPHGYDGAGPEHSSCRMERFLQMCDSAEEGVDGDQVNMSVVHPTTPAQYFHLLRRQMVRNFRKPLIVVSPKVLLRLPAAVSSFEEMAPRTTFKPIIGDSSVDPKSVTQVVLCSGKHYYALVKQRETLGEKQHNTAIVRLEELCPFPLEALQQELSKYSRAKDFIWSQEEPQNMGPWSFVSPRFEKQLGVKLRLVSRPPLPAPAVGIGTLHHQQQEDILTNTFV; encoded by the exons atggcggcggcggcggcggcggttcgtTGCGCGCCGTGGCGAGGCGGCCTGCGGCGCTGGTACCGCACGGAGCGCGGCGTCTACGGCTACAAGCCGCGcaaggcggcgggcggcggcgcagcccccgcggcgccgcagcCGCACGGCCGAGCAG TTGACCATGGTCTTGCTCGTTTAATAACTGCATACTCCGAACATGGCCACAAAGCGGCGAAAATAAACCCGTTATTTGCTGGCCAAGCTGTTATGAACATGGTACCTGAAATTCGAGAGCTGACAGAAGTTCTTCAAGGGCCTTTCGTTACCACAG GGCTTCTAAACATGGGAAAAGAAGAGGCCTCCCTAGAGGATGTGTTGACATACCTTGACCATATATACTGCGGGCATATTTCCATAGAAACAAGCCAGCTCGCAACCTTGGAGGAGAGAAAATGGTTTGCTAAAAGGTTTGAAGAGTTAAAACAGGAAGCATTtacaactgaagagaaaaagcatttgtcCAAACTGATGCTGGAGTCCCAG CTCATGTTCCGTAAGATGCGTGGTTTGAGCGAGTTTCCAGAGAATTCACCAGCCATTGGGGACGTTCTCTCGCACCTGACATCTTCTGTAGATCTCGACTTTGGTTCACACAGGCCAGTGCATGTCACCTTACTACCTAACCCCTCACATTTAGAAGCAATCAGTCCAGTGGCCGTGGGCAAGACACGGGGAAGGCAGCAGACTTTGCTTGATGGAGATTACTCCCCAGAGAGCTCTGCACAGCCTGGAGACAGAGTCATTTGCCTGCAG GTTCACGGTGATGCTGCTTTCTCTGGGCAAGGGATTGTTCCTGAAACACTGACCCTCTCTAATCTACCACATTTCAGAGTTGGTGGGAGCATCCATTTGATTGTTAATAACCAGCTGGGCTACACCACTCCTGCAGAGCGAGGAAGGTCATCTCTGTACTGTAGTGATATTG GTAAAATTGTCGGGTGTGCAGTTATCCACGTGAACGGGGATGATCCTGAAGAAGTTGTCCGTGCCACACGACTAGCTGTCGAGTACCAACGCCAGTTCCGCGGGGATGTGGTAGTAGACTTGCTGTGCTACAGACAGTGGGGCCACAATGAACTTGATGAGCCGTTCTTCACTAACCCCAGCATGTACAAAATCATCAG ATCCCGTAAGAGTATCCCAGACACATACGCAGAACACCTAATAGCTGCTGGGCTCATGACTGAGGCTGAAGTATCTGAAATAAAGACAACATACTATTCTAAGCTGAACGATCATCTTGCCAACATGACTTTGTATAGTCCACCTCCTACCAACCTGCAGGCTCACTGGAAAGGCCTGGTCGAGCCTTCTGCTAAAATCACCACTTGGGACACAGGTATGCCTGTGCCACTTCTCCAGTTTATTGGAATCAAGTCTGTAGAGGTGCCTGAAGAACTCCAGATGCACAGCCATCTTCTGAAGACTTACGCACAG tcAAGAGTACAAAaaatagaggaaggaaaaaagctggACTGGGCAACAGCGGAAGCTTTAGCCTTTGGTTCGCTACTGAGCCAAG GTTTTAATATCAGACTAAGCGGACAAGATGTTGGCAGAGGAACCTTTAGCCAACGACATGCGATGTTGGTTTGCCAAGAGACAGATGATACCTACATACCTCTCAATCATATGTCCCCAGACCAGAAGGGTTTCGTAGAG GTGAGTAACAGTCCCTTGTCTGAAGAAGCTGTGCTTGGCTTTGAATATGGAATGAGTATTGAGAGCCCCAAGTTACTGCCCATTTGGGAAGCTCAGTTTGGTGACTTCTTTAATGGAGCCCAGATAATATTTGACACTTTCATCTCTGGAG GTGAAGCAAAATGGCTTCTGCAGAGTGGAATAGTAATTCTTCTTCCCCATGGCTATGATGGTGCAGGCCCTGAGCACTCTTCCTGCCGTATGGAACGTTTCTTACAG ATGTGTGACAGTGCAGAAGAGGGAGTTGACGGGGACCAGGTGAACATGTCAGTTGTGCATCCCACCACCCCAGCACAGTATTTCCATTTACTGCGGCGGCAAATGGTCCGAAACTTCAGGAAACCTCTGATTGTTGTATCTCCCAAAGTGCTACTCAGGCTCCCA gctgctgtgtccagttttgaagAAATGGCTCCAAGGACAACATTTAAGCCCATCATCGGTGACTCCTCAGTAGATCCTAAAAG tGTCACCCAAGTAGTTCTCTGTTCTGGCAAACATTACTATGCTTTGGTGAAACAAAGAGAGACCCTAGGAGAGAAACAACACAACACAGCTATTGTGAGACTTGAAGAACTGTGTCCTTTCCCTCTGGAAGCTCTACAGCAAGAGCTGAGCAAATACAGCCGTGCCAAAG ACTTTATCTGGAGTCAGGAAGAGCCACAGAACATGGGTCCATGGTCCTTTGTGTCGCCACGGTTTGAAAAGCAGTTAGGAGTTAAG CTCCGTCTTGTGAGTAGACCTCCTTTACCAGCCCCAGCAGTTGGCATTGGAACCCTGCACCACCAGCAGCAGGAAGACATTCTTACCAACACATTTGTCTAA